Genomic DNA from Aerosakkonema funiforme FACHB-1375:
CGCTTGTAGCAGGGGAGCCGGCTGGGGTTACGACTGTAGAAAAAATAATCGAGGCTATTTCTGAAGATGAAATTCCCGATCTGCTGATGGCGATCGCGCAGCGGTGGAGAACCACCGATAATAAAGTTTTGCAAGCAAGTTGAAAAACTTGACTGGGGATATCCTATGCTGTCCTGTCAAGACAGGTAATTAGTACAGGTTTGTATCTTTTTTACCGGAAAATCGGGGTTTGTAAGGGGGAAATAGAAAGCCTCTTCCTTGTAGGTAGGGGATGAAAATTTCCCCCTTACAACAACAACCCTAGCGACAGCGAATCAATATTTTAATCCGTGTTATCATAAGTTTATCGCCAAAGCAAACGATAAACCATGCTCATCTACGAAATGAAGCTAGAGGGAATAAACGACCAGTACGGGCAGCTAGATCGAGCCATCCGTAGTGGTCGTTTTATTCGTAATAGCATCATCAGGGCGTGGATGGATGGCAAAATAAAAAGCCGTAATGATGCTTATGCTTATTGCAAAGTATTAGCTGATAATCCTGAATTTCCTTGGGCAAGCCAGCTTAACTCAATGGCTAGACAAGCTCATGCTGAAAGAGCTTGGGCATCAATTGAAAGGTTTTATCGTAATTGCAAAGCCAAAGTTGCTGGTAAGAAAGGCTATCCCAAATTTGCTAAAGAGCAAGTTAGGGCATCATTAGAATACAAAACAACCGGATATAAGCTATCAGAAGATAAGCGGTATTTAACATTCACTGATGGCTTTAAAGCAGGCACTTTTAAGCTCTGGGGAAGTCGTAATTTACACTTCTATCAACTGAGCCAAATCAAGAGAGTTAGAGTAGTAAGAAGGCATGATGGCTATTATGTCCAGTTCTTAATTGACCATACTAGAGAGGAGAACAAGGAACTAACAGGCAAACAAATAGGTTTAGATGTAGGTTTAAATCATTTCTACACCGACTCTGCTGGCAACAAAATAGACAATCCCAGATTTTTGAGAAAAGATGAGCGCAAACTAAAAAAGCTTCAACGTCGCTTGTCTCGTACTCAAAAAGGCTCTAAAAATAGAGCCAAAGCTAGGAACAGATTAGGTAGAGCGCACTTATCGGTTTCACGCAGACGTAACGATTGGGTATGCAAGTTAGCCCGACACGTCATACAGTCTAACGACTTGGTAGCAGTGGAAAACCTACGAGTGCGTAACATGGTGAAAAACCATCATTTAGCTCTTTCAATAAATGATGCTGCATGGTACAGATTCAGAGAATGGTTAGAATATTTTGGCAAAGTTTATGGCGTTCCAGTAATTGCCGTAGAGCCTAAACTAACTAGCCAAAACTGTTCTAATTGTGGTAAAAAAGTTGTGAAAACTTTAAGCACCAGAACTCATCAATGCCCTCATTGCAAATACGTTGCCGATCGAGATGAGAACGCAGCAAAAAATATTTTAAAATCAGCCCTAAAACAATGGGCAAATACTGTCGGGCAGGCAGGAATCAACGCCTCTGGAGAGAACGATTCCAGCTTGGATGGGGAAACTCAACCAAGTAAATCAACTCTGCGAAAGAGGAAATCTCAGATGTGATTCTGGGAATCCCCGTGCGTTCACGCCGGGGAGGATGTCAACTCCTACAGCCAGATCTACTGACGGAAGATCAAATCAATGAATGGCATCAACTCAGAAAAGATAACGTTTTGATTGCGAAAGCTTGGCGATCGCATTTTAACGATCGGCAAGATTTTTTCCTTGATGAAGCTGTCGATAAAAAAGAAATTTCTATTCATAAACGCGATTTAATTCTGCTGATGGTAAGACAGTAAACCTGGAGTCAGCCAAATGATTTAGGAGGTTTTGTAGGATATCGCACTACCTTGTCGGGAGATGCAGATTGTCGGGAGATGCAGATTTATGGTTAGCTGGAACAAGCCGCAACTCGATTAAATTATCACCAAACTTCTTGGAATTACCAGACACAGGAAAATGGGAACCTATTTCCATTGCATTTACTTCAAGTAAAAGTGTTCAGTTAACTCTGGAAGACTACTTTTATTCGCGGGGAGTTGCTGGTGATGTTTATTTCGATAATATTCATTTAGAAGCAATGGTTTCTACAAGCAAATCCGTTCCCGAACCTACGGCTGTGTTCGGGTTACTCACAGTCACTACTTTTAGCCTTGTCTCAATGGGGAAGAAAAAAATAGCTTTTGGAAAGGTAAGCAGATAATCACTCAGCAAGCAGTTAACGAATTTCCCGATCTAATCGATAGAAACCGTACCAATTGAGTGCTGCTAACCAAGCCACCGAGAGCAAACCTGCCAGACTTAAGGTTAAACCGCTATACGGTACTAATAATCCTAAAACTGGCAGGACTCCTCCCGCAATGGTACTAATAAAAGCTGCAAGGGAAGCACGCCAAGTTCTTCCCAATCCCCAAGACACAGCTAAAAAGAACAGTGAAATTACTAACCAAGCTAATTGGGAATCGATCGTTCGGCTGAAGTAGGTCAAAGCTAGGATACAGGCAAAAAATAAGCCACCTGCGATCGCCACATCCCGCAGACTCATCGGTAAGGATAAGTACAGTAACAATAACCACCAGAGAAATAAAGCGGGAGCGAGCAGTAACAAGCGAGGCAAAACTCCCGTATTCCGCACTCTGCTAGTAGCGGTAAACACACCAAACGGATTGAGAACCGAAACATTGCCGTCAAATACCCAGGTAAATCTCGTACCTCGTTCCTCCACCTTGGCTTCAGTTGGGACAATGCCACTGGCAAAATCAGCCCCAGGAAAATTGGCCAGCACACTCAGACGAAAATTGGAAAGTAATTGTCCATTAGCGTTATAGACCCAGCGTGGCGCTCCTTGAGCTTGATAGGTGACTCGAAAGCGGGTTTGTTCTCCTGGCCCAAGTCGGAAGGGAAAACCATAGTCACCTGGATTAGATTGTGGGAGTGTTGTACCGTTCTGTTCTACTTTGAAGTTTTGCAACAGCGAGTAGCTATTGGGCTGAGGTATTTCAAAGAAAAAATTTTGCGCTTCCCTAAGTTGGTTGGTAACTT
This window encodes:
- a CDS encoding nucleoside-diphosphate sugar epimerase/dehydratase; translation: MFEVAQGIPGLPDLTQPSQLIQFGAKVLRTFLILVGLVGFMGFVLAVLNFSRRRDESETGDMLGQWLVGYSVLLRLLLHAALVFALSIAGFFLCSTLGTRYHFWEQARVAQVAESVAGERLEQTAPQVRYTIQEPYSYNTQVGNRLVRVQETRPVTRFLTVAGSQIEVKIDQTLDPQKSDRAIYRVNFNGDYQVTNQLREAQNFFFEIPQPNSYSLLQNFKVEQNGTTLPQSNPGDYGFPFRLGPGEQTRFRVTYQAQGAPRWVYNANGQLLSNFRLSVLANFPGADFASGIVPTEAKVEERGTRFTWVFDGNVSVLNPFGVFTATSRVRNTGVLPRLLLLAPALFLWWLLLLYLSLPMSLRDVAIAGGLFFACILALTYFSRTIDSQLAWLVISLFFLAVSWGLGRTWRASLAAFISTIAGGVLPVLGLLVPYSGLTLSLAGLLSVAWLAALNWYGFYRLDREIR
- a CDS encoding PEP-CTERM sorting domain-containing protein (PEP-CTERM proteins occur, often in large numbers, in the proteomes of bacteria that also encode an exosortase, a predicted intramembrane cysteine proteinase. The presence of a PEP-CTERM domain at a protein's C-terminus predicts cleavage within the sorting domain, followed by covalent anchoring to some some component of the (usually Gram-negative) cell surface. Many PEP-CTERM proteins exhibit an unusual sequence composition that includes large numbers of potential glycosylation sites. Expression of one such protein has been shown restore the ability of a bacterium to form floc, a type of biofilm.), which produces MSGDADLWLAGTSRNSIKLSPNFLELPDTGKWEPISIAFTSSKSVQLTLEDYFYSRGVAGDVYFDNIHLEAMVSTSKSVPEPTAVFGLLTVTTFSLVSMGKKKIAFGKVSR
- a CDS encoding RNA-guided endonuclease InsQ/TnpB family protein, coding for MLIYEMKLEGINDQYGQLDRAIRSGRFIRNSIIRAWMDGKIKSRNDAYAYCKVLADNPEFPWASQLNSMARQAHAERAWASIERFYRNCKAKVAGKKGYPKFAKEQVRASLEYKTTGYKLSEDKRYLTFTDGFKAGTFKLWGSRNLHFYQLSQIKRVRVVRRHDGYYVQFLIDHTREENKELTGKQIGLDVGLNHFYTDSAGNKIDNPRFLRKDERKLKKLQRRLSRTQKGSKNRAKARNRLGRAHLSVSRRRNDWVCKLARHVIQSNDLVAVENLRVRNMVKNHHLALSINDAAWYRFREWLEYFGKVYGVPVIAVEPKLTSQNCSNCGKKVVKTLSTRTHQCPHCKYVADRDENAAKNILKSALKQWANTVGQAGINASGENDSSLDGETQPSKSTLRKRKSQM